Proteins encoded by one window of Geobacter sp. DSM 9736:
- a CDS encoding cytidine 5'-phosphate N-acetylneuraminic acid synthetase: MNNFCVIILAVKKNVAFADDLVKKLDGIPLVQRAIDKAKSVTESSHIFVVTDSEEISTISDRSGVNCYYDKLLKLDSQSLLNCLNVFLLQVSATYESTILLSAYTPLVAADDIINGYAKFVESGCDALVTIKQEAIQMYRARGVNLFKFILHFNKEPVFVESRAFFIIKSRYILDFNGHDITVYPYVLKDNGIEITNYTDWWICEKLLRRRRIVFRVIGDTAVGMGHIFRALTLAHEITDHEIVFVCDERSSIATNTIAGYDYLVKTFPEEEIVDQIIDLQPDMVINDILSTDAAYIRRLRERGIKVVNFEDLGSGSMLSDLTINELYDKPNSSTKPVRWGHNYYFVRDEFATAKAHKFSKDVTGLLITFGGTDQNNYTLSSLRAILDICKNANIKLYVVVGGGYQHAPALQEFIRQADYTNIEYTSATGAISKIMEKTQIAITSNGRTVFELAHMHVPSLVIAQHSREATHSFACHNHGFINLGLYETGTTERMLTEALSRLVHDSDYRKELFDNIKRFNFSQNKQKVVKLILGLLEKAKSDA; the protein is encoded by the coding sequence ATGAATAACTTCTGCGTTATCATACTGGCTGTTAAAAAGAATGTAGCTTTTGCTGACGACCTCGTAAAAAAGCTTGACGGGATACCTCTCGTACAACGTGCGATAGACAAAGCCAAGTCCGTAACAGAATCTTCACATATTTTTGTAGTTACTGATTCGGAAGAGATCTCCACCATTTCTGACAGAAGTGGTGTCAATTGTTACTATGACAAGCTCCTTAAACTTGACTCTCAGAGCTTGTTGAATTGCCTCAATGTGTTTTTGCTTCAGGTTTCTGCCACATATGAATCAACAATTCTTCTTTCAGCTTACACGCCCCTTGTTGCTGCAGATGACATCATAAATGGTTACGCTAAATTCGTTGAAAGCGGATGCGATGCGCTCGTTACGATCAAACAAGAAGCTATACAAATGTATCGGGCAAGAGGTGTTAATTTATTTAAATTTATTCTTCACTTTAACAAAGAGCCTGTCTTTGTAGAATCTAGAGCTTTTTTTATTATTAAATCAAGGTACATTCTGGATTTTAACGGTCACGATATCACTGTCTATCCATATGTACTCAAAGACAATGGAATCGAAATCACTAACTATACCGATTGGTGGATCTGCGAAAAACTGCTTCGCCGGCGCCGGATCGTATTCCGGGTCATCGGAGATACCGCAGTAGGAATGGGACATATTTTCAGAGCTTTGACACTTGCTCACGAAATTACTGACCATGAGATAGTTTTTGTTTGCGATGAGAGGAGCAGCATTGCCACCAATACTATCGCGGGCTACGACTACCTGGTGAAGACTTTTCCGGAGGAAGAAATAGTTGACCAGATCATAGATCTGCAGCCAGACATGGTAATAAACGATATTTTGAGTACGGATGCGGCGTACATACGTAGGCTCAGGGAGCGTGGGATCAAGGTCGTAAATTTTGAGGATCTCGGAAGCGGTTCGATGCTTTCGGACCTGACGATAAACGAGCTGTATGACAAACCCAACAGCTCTACCAAACCAGTTCGATGGGGACATAACTATTATTTTGTACGGGATGAATTTGCTACTGCCAAAGCCCACAAGTTCAGCAAGGACGTTACCGGTCTGCTTATTACTTTTGGAGGAACGGATCAGAACAACTACACGCTTTCGTCACTTCGCGCAATCCTCGATATCTGCAAGAATGCCAACATCAAGTTATACGTAGTGGTGGGGGGAGGCTACCAGCACGCTCCTGCTCTGCAAGAATTCATCAGGCAGGCGGACTATACGAATATTGAATATACCTCTGCAACCGGTGCTATCTCTAAGATAATGGAAAAGACACAAATAGCCATCACATCCAATGGGCGGACAGTTTTTGAACTTGCGCACATGCATGTTCCTTCCCTGGTAATTGCGCAGCACTCACGCGAGGCAACCCATAGTTTTGCTTGCCACAACCATGGCTTCATCAACCTTGGGTTATACGAAACAGGAACTACGGAAAGGATGTTGACGGAAGCCCTGTCGCGACTGGTCCACGACTCAGATTACCGCAAGGAACTATTTGACAACATCAAACGCTTCAATTTTTCCCAGAACAAGCAGAAGGTAGTAAAGCTCATCCTTGGACTCCTGGAAAAGGCAAAGAGCGATGCGTAA
- a CDS encoding DegT/DnrJ/EryC1/StrS aminotransferase family protein: protein MTFRIPFSGRAHYYSDEEIAVVINAMQTADPLTQGHFRTNFESSFSSYIGVDHSFAVCNATAALEMAAQLCQFEDGDEVIIPSHTFTSSAYPFAKWGAKIVWADIDLQTRVVTASTIAERLSEHTKALVVPHLYGYCADMPAIMDLAENKGLIVIEDAAQSLGTEVDGHKSGSFGDLGIFSFHSHKNITTLGEGGMLTVKNKSFAEIIPMLRHNGHCGFGFDREDYWLPAMGNLDFPLINGAPLWPSNYCLGEVECALGTKLLERLDAINEQKRRRAIAFIDRMSDFPELRFHRVDSPRHNYHLLTAMLTNGKRDEFIRKMAAEKQIQCVVQYYPLNRYPLYDRLGFSKADCPNADFFFDNMVSFPFHHWLSDTDATYMIDATSEILRALRK from the coding sequence GTGACGTTCAGAATACCCTTCAGCGGAAGAGCCCATTATTATTCTGATGAAGAAATAGCTGTTGTCATCAATGCAATGCAAACTGCAGATCCTTTGACGCAGGGGCACTTCCGAACTAACTTCGAAAGCTCATTCAGCAGCTATATAGGAGTGGATCACAGCTTCGCCGTATGCAACGCCACTGCAGCCCTGGAAATGGCTGCTCAGCTCTGTCAGTTTGAGGATGGGGATGAAGTTATCATACCTTCCCACACATTCACATCCTCTGCCTATCCCTTCGCTAAATGGGGTGCCAAAATAGTCTGGGCTGACATAGATCTGCAGACACGAGTCGTCACTGCTTCAACGATCGCTGAACGCCTTTCGGAACACACTAAAGCGCTAGTAGTTCCGCACCTATATGGATATTGCGCCGATATGCCTGCAATAATGGACCTCGCAGAAAACAAAGGTCTTATTGTCATAGAGGATGCAGCGCAGTCGCTCGGCACTGAAGTTGATGGTCATAAGTCTGGATCCTTCGGAGATTTAGGCATCTTCTCTTTTCATTCGCACAAGAATATTACGACTCTTGGAGAAGGAGGGATGTTAACTGTAAAGAACAAGTCTTTTGCAGAGATCATCCCGATGCTTCGCCACAATGGCCACTGCGGATTTGGGTTTGATCGCGAAGATTACTGGTTACCTGCAATGGGCAATCTCGATTTTCCCCTTATAAACGGGGCGCCTCTGTGGCCAAGCAATTACTGCCTGGGAGAAGTCGAATGCGCGCTGGGCACAAAACTTCTTGAAAGGCTCGATGCGATCAATGAACAGAAGAGACGTCGAGCCATTGCATTTATAGACAGGATGTCCGATTTCCCTGAACTGAGATTCCACCGAGTAGACAGCCCGCGCCACAACTACCACCTCCTCACCGCAATGTTGACGAACGGGAAGAGGGACGAATTCATAAGAAAGATGGCTGCGGAGAAACAAATTCAGTGCGTGGTGCAGTATTATCCACTGAACCGTTATCCTCTTTACGACAGACTCGGCTTCAGCAAAGCAGATTGCCCTAACGCTGATTTTTTCTTTGACAACATGGTTTCCTTCCCCTTTCATCATTGGCTGTCTGACACAGATGCGACGTATATGATTGACGCCACCTCTGAAATTCTTCGAGCTCTGCGTAAATGA
- a CDS encoding cytidylyltransferase domain-containing protein, translated as MRNDSPQRKVVAIAQARMGSARLPNKMMLHLHGFPIVEWVYRRASKASTIDALVFAIPDTPADDALAIQLLRAGATIFRGSENDVLSRFYLAAMEHGATDVMRICCDNPLVSPLELDNLVNFYSSVRCDYAYNHIPRGNSYPDGLGAEISSFAVLETMFKEAVLPSHREHVFNFLWENQERFVTATFNPPDVRLQRPDIRLDVDTEEDYCRLLQMDITPELDGAEIMCLFGERQ; from the coding sequence ATGCGTAACGATTCACCGCAACGCAAGGTGGTAGCTATCGCTCAAGCGAGGATGGGTTCAGCACGCTTACCGAACAAGATGATGCTTCACCTGCATGGTTTTCCGATTGTCGAGTGGGTATACCGTCGGGCATCAAAAGCATCCACCATTGATGCTCTTGTCTTTGCCATCCCCGACACTCCGGCAGATGATGCTTTAGCCATACAACTTTTGCGTGCAGGGGCAACTATATTTCGTGGAAGTGAAAATGATGTTTTGAGCCGGTTTTATTTGGCGGCCATGGAGCATGGTGCAACCGATGTTATGAGGATCTGTTGCGATAATCCACTGGTATCCCCGCTCGAACTGGACAATCTCGTAAACTTCTATTCCAGCGTGCGCTGCGACTACGCTTACAACCATATCCCCCGTGGGAACAGCTACCCCGATGGACTCGGAGCAGAAATCTCTTCATTTGCTGTTCTGGAGACAATGTTCAAAGAAGCCGTCCTGCCATCACACCGCGAACACGTCTTCAATTTTTTGTGGGAGAACCAGGAACGGTTTGTGACGGCAACGTTCAACCCGCCGGACGTCCGACTGCAGCGTCCTGATATCAGGCTAGATGTAGATACCGAAGAGGACTACTGCAGACTGCTACAGATGGACATAACGCCCGAACTCGATGGTGCAGAGATCATGTGCCTTTTTGGAGAGAGACAATGA
- a CDS encoding N-acetylneuraminate synthase family protein gives MKKIRDLFSTSNKPHTLDSPYVIAEIGVNHEGNMDLAKRLIDEAQEGGADAVKFQTYKAETIASVNSPAYWDTTKEPTPNQFQLFKKYDKFWKTEFEQLKTYCTCAGIEFISTPFDVESAMFLNDLMEVFKISSSDITNRPFIELIGSFGKPIILSTGASFLYEIEEAVAWIERSGVPLALLHCILNYPTDDANANLAMITDLRLKFPRHIIGYSDHTLPKDMKTLEIAALLGAVILEKHFTHDKTLPGNDHYHAMDKSDLKLFRGNLSRVAKLLGSDRKHPLPSEEPARQNARRSLVAATEIPAGKTIEQSDLTWKRPASGVSPRLLSDIVGKKARRTIVSDEIITWCTLEE, from the coding sequence ATGAAAAAAATCCGTGATCTTTTTTCCACTTCCAACAAACCCCACACTCTCGACAGTCCATATGTAATTGCAGAAATCGGTGTCAATCATGAAGGTAACATGGACTTGGCGAAAAGGCTCATAGATGAAGCTCAAGAAGGAGGAGCCGACGCTGTCAAGTTCCAGACGTATAAGGCTGAGACAATTGCATCAGTAAATTCTCCGGCTTATTGGGATACTACTAAGGAACCCACCCCCAACCAGTTTCAGCTTTTCAAGAAGTACGACAAATTCTGGAAGACGGAATTTGAGCAGCTTAAAACCTACTGCACCTGCGCAGGTATCGAATTTATCAGCACTCCTTTCGACGTGGAATCAGCTATGTTCCTGAATGATCTGATGGAGGTTTTTAAAATATCTTCCTCAGACATCACAAACAGGCCTTTTATTGAGCTTATTGGATCCTTCGGAAAGCCAATCATCCTCTCTACTGGTGCATCTTTCCTTTATGAGATTGAAGAAGCCGTTGCCTGGATCGAGCGATCAGGAGTCCCCCTTGCACTCCTTCACTGCATTCTTAACTACCCGACTGACGATGCCAACGCCAATCTTGCAATGATTACCGACCTCAGATTGAAGTTCCCCCGACACATAATTGGATATTCGGACCATACCCTACCAAAAGACATGAAGACGCTCGAGATTGCAGCACTTCTGGGGGCCGTTATCCTGGAAAAACACTTTACACATGACAAGACGCTACCCGGCAATGATCATTACCATGCGATGGATAAGAGTGACCTGAAGCTGTTTCGAGGCAACCTCTCCAGGGTGGCGAAACTCCTCGGGAGCGACCGGAAACATCCTCTTCCGTCAGAAGAGCCTGCACGACAAAATGCCCGAAGGAGCCTAGTAGCCGCCACGGAGATCCCCGCTGGGAAAACAATCGAGCAATCAGATCTGACATGGAAACGACCTGCTTCAGGCGTAAGCCCCCGGCTCCTCTCGGACATTGTCGGCAAAAAAGCTCGCCGCACCATTGTATCGGATGAAATCATCACCTGGTGCACGCTCGAGGAGTAA